One region of Halohasta litchfieldiae genomic DNA includes:
- a CDS encoding CopG family ribbon-helix-helix protein gives MANDVDRMSVTLPPDLLAELDTVVETGDYDSRSEATRDALRAFVTEFNQQTGLSGTLSGTVVVLYDHDQHGVTDEMSALQHDFVDTIIAVHHVHLSAHFCLESIAVDGTGSRIEQLVARLQPLKGVHAVKLTVVEADR, from the coding sequence ATGGCCAACGATGTCGACCGGATGAGCGTCACACTACCGCCTGATCTCCTCGCCGAACTGGATACCGTAGTCGAGACTGGCGATTACGATAGTCGGTCGGAGGCAACCCGAGACGCCCTTCGGGCGTTTGTCACCGAGTTCAATCAGCAGACCGGGCTTTCGGGGACGCTTAGTGGAACCGTCGTGGTGCTCTACGACCACGACCAGCACGGCGTGACCGACGAAATGTCGGCCCTCCAGCACGATTTCGTCGACACGATCATCGCGGTCCACCACGTCCACCTGAGCGCCCACTTCTGTCTCGAATCGATCGCTGTCGACGGTACGGGGAGCCGGATCGAACAGCTCGTCGCGCGGCTCCAGCCTTTAAAAGGAGTTCATGCCGTCAAACTCACTGTCGTCGAGGCAGACCGGTAG
- a CDS encoding energy-coupling factor ABC transporter permease → MHIPDGFLDPWVAGLFWLGSGVAIGVAVRRARTKLGDKRTPLLGVVAAGVFAAQMLNWPIPGGTSAHFVGGAFAGILLGPSLGILAMTAVVTIQALVFGDGGIIALGGNLFAMAVVDVLVGYVLFSAFRRVHETGAAFLGGWAAITVSALVVGAGVGVSSAFAYELGTTIPIMVVGHAVLGLIEGAITAVVYGYVVSTRPDLICGRFTGETVVPEVSA, encoded by the coding sequence ATGCATATTCCCGATGGATTCCTCGACCCGTGGGTTGCCGGGCTGTTTTGGCTCGGCTCCGGTGTGGCGATCGGTGTGGCTGTTCGCCGTGCCCGCACCAAACTCGGTGACAAACGAACCCCACTACTGGGTGTCGTTGCAGCCGGTGTCTTCGCCGCCCAAATGCTCAACTGGCCGATTCCCGGCGGTACAAGTGCTCATTTCGTCGGCGGCGCGTTCGCCGGAATCCTCCTCGGGCCCTCGCTGGGAATCCTCGCGATGACAGCAGTCGTCACGATTCAGGCACTTGTCTTCGGCGACGGTGGGATCATCGCCCTCGGTGGCAATCTGTTTGCGATGGCGGTCGTCGACGTGCTCGTGGGCTACGTCCTGTTCAGTGCGTTCAGACGCGTCCACGAAACCGGCGCGGCGTTTCTCGGCGGCTGGGCGGCGATCACGGTCTCGGCGCTCGTGGTCGGTGCTGGTGTCGGCGTCTCGTCGGCGTTTGCCTACGAGTTGGGCACGACGATCCCGATCATGGTCGTCGGACACGCCGTCTTAGGGCTGATCGAAGGTGCGATCACGGCGGTCGTCTACGGCTATGTGGTGTCGACCCGTCCTGATCTGATCTGTGGCCGCTTCACAGGTGAGACAGTCGTCCCAGAGGTTAGCGCATGA
- a CDS encoding PDGLE domain-containing protein, producing the protein MSVQSTEPWIKGALLGILVLVVLAPLFGWASGAVGYAEPLENAAEATGGAEAATTTLPGLFPDYSVPGLSTSVGTLVSAIVGTGLTLLIAVGTGRLLEP; encoded by the coding sequence ATGAGTGTCCAGTCGACCGAGCCATGGATCAAAGGGGCGTTGCTGGGTATTCTCGTGCTCGTCGTCTTGGCTCCCCTCTTCGGGTGGGCCTCAGGTGCAGTCGGTTACGCCGAACCGCTCGAAAACGCGGCCGAAGCAACCGGTGGGGCTGAGGCTGCCACCACCACCCTCCCCGGACTGTTTCCTGACTACTCCGTACCGGGACTCAGCACGTCAGTTGGCACACTCGTTTCTGCAATTGTCGGAACTGGTCTCACACTGCTGATTGCGGTTGGGACTGGTCGACTGCTCGAACCGTGA
- the cbiQ gene encoding cobalt ECF transporter T component CbiQ — MTGTVADSAETISGHLRRFFTAEQIAAENGLLQQRDPRVSLLSIAGLALAVMLSRRLAVVCLFAGVTLLLARLSKVPLRRLLGRSAVVPLFSGLIVLPQIVLLPGEALVGAYGFTITDAGLGYLLFFTLRVGVGVALLSLLVLTTPFSAIVAAMSSLRIPVALVWVIAITYRYLFLFFDELQRLVLARNSRSTGSKSYRAGWDDLRRIAGTFLLRTLDRGERVGRGMRARGGARPPSPYSQSTALDISDYALLSGACLAIVGSGVVRWGL, encoded by the coding sequence GTGACCGGAACTGTTGCTGATTCGGCCGAAACTATCTCGGGGCACCTCCGGCGATTTTTCACAGCCGAGCAGATTGCCGCCGAAAATGGCCTGCTTCAGCAGCGCGATCCGCGTGTCTCGCTTTTGTCTATCGCCGGACTCGCACTGGCGGTCATGCTCTCTCGAAGGCTCGCGGTTGTCTGTCTGTTTGCTGGCGTGACGCTGCTGTTAGCACGGCTCTCGAAAGTTCCACTCCGTCGACTGCTCGGGCGGTCGGCAGTCGTCCCACTTTTTTCGGGGTTGATTGTCCTTCCACAGATCGTGTTACTCCCTGGCGAAGCGCTCGTCGGGGCATATGGTTTCACGATTACTGATGCCGGTCTCGGCTATCTCCTGTTTTTCACCTTGCGCGTCGGTGTCGGTGTCGCACTGCTGTCGTTGCTCGTGTTGACAACACCGTTTTCAGCGATTGTCGCTGCAATGAGTTCGCTTCGAATTCCAGTTGCCCTCGTCTGGGTGATCGCCATTACCTATCGATATCTGTTTTTGTTTTTCGACGAACTCCAACGGCTGGTGTTGGCTCGAAACAGCCGGTCGACTGGCTCGAAGAGTTACCGTGCAGGATGGGATGATCTCCGGCGAATCGCCGGGACGTTCCTGCTCCGGACGCTCGATCGTGGAGAGCGTGTTGGTAGAGGGATGCGAGCTCGTGGCGGGGCTCGACCACCGTCGCCCTACAGCCAGTCGACAGCTCTCGACATCTCGGATTATGCCCTCCTCTCGGGAGCCTGCCTCGCGATTGTCGGCTCGGGGGTTGTTCGATGGGGCCTGTAA
- a CDS encoding energy-coupling factor ABC transporter ATP-binding protein, with amino-acid sequence MGPVIEARGLTHEYPDGTRALSDLDLTVETGEQIAVIGANGSGKSTLQLVLGGLIEPTAGSVEYFGETSDAEAVRERLGVLLQDPDDYLFNTTVREDIQYGPAQLGLSQAVAERRTEELASTLGLAELLDRPPFRLSGGEKQRAAVASVLSFAPEVLLVDEPLGAVDAHYRVKILDLLANHAGTTLVFTPTLEYVPEIANRVICISREGTIVADGDVRDVLTDQSLLERHGLRPPPTVQLFDGIVDREQLPLTVSEARQYLTEK; translated from the coding sequence ATGGGGCCTGTAATTGAGGCCCGTGGACTGACACACGAGTATCCTGACGGAACACGAGCACTCTCAGATCTGGATCTGACTGTTGAGACTGGCGAACAGATCGCGGTAATTGGAGCCAACGGTTCTGGCAAGAGTACACTCCAACTCGTTCTCGGCGGGTTGATCGAACCGACCGCGGGCTCGGTCGAGTACTTCGGTGAGACGAGCGACGCCGAAGCCGTCCGTGAGCGCCTGGGTGTGCTCCTACAAGATCCCGACGATTACCTGTTTAATACGACCGTTCGCGAGGATATCCAGTACGGTCCCGCACAGCTGGGTCTTTCCCAGGCGGTCGCCGAGCGCCGTACCGAGGAGCTTGCCTCAACCCTTGGCCTCGCTGAACTACTGGATCGGCCGCCGTTCCGGCTTTCGGGCGGGGAAAAACAGCGAGCTGCGGTAGCGAGCGTCCTTTCGTTTGCACCGGAGGTGCTGTTGGTCGACGAGCCACTGGGTGCAGTGGATGCCCACTATCGGGTGAAAATCCTCGACCTGTTGGCGAACCATGCCGGGACGACACTTGTGTTTACACCGACACTGGAGTACGTTCCCGAGATCGCCAACCGAGTCATCTGTATTAGTCGAGAGGGAACAATCGTCGCCGATGGGGACGTTCGGGACGTCCTCACTGACCAGTCATTGTTGGAACGCCACGGCTTGCGACCACCACCGACCGTCCAGCTGTTCGACGGAATCGTCGACCGCGAACAGCTCCCACTGACTGTCTCAGAAGCTCGCCAGTATCTAACTGAAAAATAG
- a CDS encoding urease subunit beta, with protein MSGLVPGELLTADEPVEINADRETASVTVENTGDRPSQVGSHFHFFECNPALDFDRETAFGMRLDIPAGTAIRFEPGCEEDVDLVAYGGNRIMKGMGGLVEGDLDDEKVREAAFERAREAGYMEVDE; from the coding sequence ATGAGTGGGCTCGTTCCAGGTGAACTTCTAACTGCAGACGAGCCGGTCGAAATCAACGCTGACCGGGAGACCGCAAGCGTCACCGTCGAGAACACGGGCGACCGACCTTCGCAGGTTGGGTCACATTTCCACTTTTTCGAGTGCAATCCAGCGCTCGATTTCGACCGCGAGACGGCTTTCGGGATGCGGCTCGATATCCCCGCAGGGACCGCGATCCGGTTCGAACCGGGCTGTGAGGAGGACGTCGACCTCGTCGCTTATGGCGGGAACCGAATCATGAAGGGGATGGGTGGCTTGGTCGAAGGCGACCTCGACGACGAGAAGGTTCGAGAGGCGGCCTTCGAACGGGCCCGCGAGGCGGGCTATATGGAGGTCGACGAATGA